The Peribacillus simplex genome contains the following window.
GGCTTCAGCAATTTTCTTATGGGAATCTAATGTATTATACAAAATTGAAAAATTAGGTAGTTCTTTCATGCCTTCTTCAGCAAGACCTTCTTTTAACAATTTTTTGGCTTCAGCAACGTTTTCCTCAAACAAGTTACCTGTATTTTCCTGGAAATCTCCATTTGCATCAGGAATACCTGGCGGGATTACTCCAAATGCAGGCTTTTGACCACCCTGAGCAACATTTTCCGTGATTTTTTTACGTTCGATAGCCATTGATAGCGCTTTCCTGACTTTTGCATTATTGAAAGGTTTTACTTTCGTATTAAAGTTGTAATAGTAAACAGCAAGTTCTGCGCCGTTTTTGAATTCCTTGTCTCCAGAATTAACCAATTGCCCTTGCACATCCACTGGCAGTGGATAAGCGATGTCCAATTCGCCACTCTGATACATTTGCCATGCAGTATTTTCATCTTCTATTAGAGCAAAATTAACAGCGTCCAATTTGATTTTGTCTTTATCATAGTAATTTTCATTCTTTTCGATTTTTAGGCTTTCTTTATGTTTCCACTCCGTCAACTTGAATGGACCATTCGATACGTGTGTCTTTGCATCCAAAGCCCATTTTGGATTTTCTTCCTGTACCTTTTTATCGATTGGATAGAAAGTATAGAAGGAAGTTAAGTCAAGGAAATATGGTGTAGGCTGTTCCAAAGTAACGACTAATGTATGATCGTCTGTCGCTTTAACGCCTACGTCCTCTTCCTTCCCTTTCTTACTGTTGTAAGCTTCCCCGCCTTTAAGATAATAAAGTTGGTAAGCATAATCAGCAGCTGTTTCCGGTTTCAAAGCATATTTCCAAGCATATTCGAAGTCATTGGCTGTAAGCGGATCTCCATTTGACCATTTCAAACCATCTTTCAATTTGAATGTCCAAGTTAATCCATCTTCACTGATTTCCCATGATTCAGCAGAACCAGGTACGATTTTGCCCTCTTCTGTTTTCTTTGTCAGTCCCTCAAACGTATGTTCAAGGATCCATGATTCATGAGTACCTTGCGCATTGGCAGGGTGAAGCGAACCAGGTTCACTTGAGTTGTTTACGTTTAATACTTTTGATCCGGATGAGTCACCCGAGCCGCCTTCTTTTTCATTCGAAGTTTCCTTCGAACCGCCGTTGCATGCCGCAAGTATAAGCATGATGGCCATAAGAAGAGCAAGCACTGAAAATTTAGACTTTTTCAAAAAATATTCCCCCTATCTTTATCTTTCTTCGAATATTCCCATTTAAGGGATTATCCTTATACCACCTATTAATTGTTGGTATAGTACATTCTGAATATCAGCGTGGAAAGTTAGAAGCATCCATAGCAGGAATTCACCGAAAACAACTAGCGAACCGTTTGCATAAATCTGTGAATCTCCTAAAAAAAACCAATTAATGCAATTTACTAGTTAAAAAGCACACTCTTTCCAACCTCGCTAAGGGTACTATACCTCGAATTAAAGATGTTGAATTTTAAGTATATTACGAATAAACCGAAAAATCAATAAACCAATGAGTACTTTTTCACAACATAGTAATTATTTGCTAATCAATTCGATCTAGATATTAGGTAAAAAGAATGGAAAACCTAATTAATATAAAATGACTACCGACATCTTGTGGTTTTTTCAAACTCTTTTATACCAGTATTCATATAGTTTCGCTTGTCTTTTTTTACTAAATATTCCAATAATTATAGTTAGTCCGGTTGCTAAGACCACTTTCCTAGCAAACCGATTCCTGATCAAATAATATATTTTAGTAGGATAATACT
Protein-coding sequences here:
- a CDS encoding peptide ABC transporter substrate-binding protein, which encodes MKKSKFSVLALLMAIMLILAACNGGSKETSNEKEGGSGDSSGSKVLNVNNSSEPGSLHPANAQGTHESWILEHTFEGLTKKTEEGKIVPGSAESWEISEDGLTWTFKLKDGLKWSNGDPLTANDFEYAWKYALKPETAADYAYQLYYLKGGEAYNSKKGKEEDVGVKATDDHTLVVTLEQPTPYFLDLTSFYTFYPIDKKVQEENPKWALDAKTHVSNGPFKLTEWKHKESLKIEKNENYYDKDKIKLDAVNFALIEDENTAWQMYQSGELDIAYPLPVDVQGQLVNSGDKEFKNGAELAVYYYNFNTKVKPFNNAKVRKALSMAIERKKITENVAQGGQKPAFGVIPPGIPDANGDFQENTGNLFEENVAEAKKLLKEGLAEEGMKELPNFSILYNTLDSHKKIAEAVQGMWRDNLGVEVTLENAEFQVKLDREKAGDFEISRAGWVGDYVDPMTFMLWETDGAYNDAGWSNKEYDNLLKEAKSTMEPKERMAALHKAEEVLIEDMPILPVYFYTKPYMVKSNVTGVYAPINAYPNFIYADKK